One window of Bacteroidota bacterium genomic DNA carries:
- the tuf gene encoding elongation factor Tu, protein MAKEKFDRSKPHVNVGTIGHVDHGKTTLTAAITTVLAEKGLAEVRDFSSIDNAPEEKERGITINTSHVEYQTMNRHYAHVDCPGHADYVKNMVTGAAQMDGAILVVAATDGPMPQTREHILLARQVGVPQIVVFMNKVDMVDDPELLDLVEMEIRDLLTFYKFDGAKTPIIRGSALGGLNKEPKWVEKIMELMDAVDSYIPTPARDKDKPFLMSVEDVFSITGRGTVATGRIETGVINVGEEVEIIGMQEAKLKSTVTGVEMFRKLLDTGEAGDNVGLLLRGIDKKDIRRGMVIAKPGSITPHTDFKAEVYVLKKEEGGRHTPFHNKYRPQFYFRTTDVTGEIELPAGREMVMPGDNVTITVKLIVPIAMDKGLRFAIREGGRTVGAGQVIEITK, encoded by the coding sequence ATGGCAAAAGAGAAATTTGACCGTTCCAAACCACACGTAAACGTTGGTACCATCGGTCACGTGGATCATGGCAAGACAACACTTACAGCGGCAATCACCACTGTTCTTGCCGAAAAAGGTCTCGCTGAAGTCCGTGACTTCTCGTCAATCGATAATGCTCCGGAAGAAAAAGAGCGCGGAATCACTATCAATACTTCCCACGTAGAATACCAGACTATGAATCGTCACTACGCTCACGTAGATTGTCCGGGTCACGCTGACTATGTAAAGAACATGGTAACAGGTGCTGCTCAAATGGACGGAGCAATTCTCGTGGTTGCAGCAACAGATGGTCCAATGCCACAAACCCGTGAGCATATCCTTCTTGCGCGCCAGGTTGGTGTTCCGCAGATCGTAGTGTTCATGAATAAAGTGGATATGGTAGATGACCCGGAACTTCTCGACCTCGTTGAGATGGAGATCAGGGATCTTCTCACCTTCTACAAATTCGATGGTGCAAAAACTCCGATCATTCGTGGATCTGCACTCGGCGGACTAAATAAAGAGCCGAAATGGGTGGAAAAGATAATGGAACTTATGGATGCGGTTGACAGCTACATTCCTACTCCTGCACGTGATAAGGATAAACCTTTCCTTATGTCGGTTGAGGATGTATTCTCGATCACAGGTCGTGGTACTGTTGCAACAGGAAGAATTGAAACAGGTGTTATCAACGTTGGCGAAGAGGTAGAGATCATCGGCATGCAGGAAGCAAAACTCAAATCAACAGTTACCGGAGTTGAGATGTTCAGAAAACTTCTCGATACAGGTGAGGCTGGTGATAACGTTGGATTGCTTCTTCGTGGTATTGACAAAAAAGATATTCGCCGCGGAATGGTAATTGCTAAACCAGGATCGATCACTCCTCACACTGATTTCAAGGCAGAAGTTTATGTTTTGAAAAAAGAAGAAGGCGGACGCCACACTCCGTTCCATAACAAATATCGTCCGCAGTTTTATTTCCGTACAACTGACGTAACAGGAGAGATTGAACTGCCTGCAGGACGCGAAATGGTTATGCCCGGTGATAACGTAACTATCACAGTAAAACTTATTGTTCCGATCGCAATGGACAAAGGTCTTCGTTTCGCTATCCGCGAAGGAGGACGTACCGTTGGTGCCGGACAGGTGATAGAGATCACTAAATAA
- the secE gene encoding preprotein translocase subunit SecE, translated as MNKIRTYFKEVSDELLTKVTWPTWSELQESAIVVMIATLIFAIVVFVMDFSFNKGMEKLYTIF; from the coding sequence ATGAATAAGATCAGAACATATTTCAAAGAAGTGAGTGATGAACTCCTCACAAAAGTTACCTGGCCAACCTGGTCTGAACTTCAGGAAAGTGCGATTGTGGTAATGATAGCCACCCTGATCTTTGCGATCGTTGTTTTTGTGATGGATTTTTCATTCAACAAGGGAATGGAAAAACTCTACACGATCTTTTGA
- the nusG gene encoding transcription termination/antitermination factor NusG yields the protein MAEIKHKETAVKKWYVLRVVNGKEKKIKQYIDSEISRLGMQEFVSQVLIPMEKVIQIRNGKKVSKERNIFPGYLMLEGSLVGEIPHMLKNITGVIGFLGSKTGDPVPLRSSEINRILGKVDELADAEETMLNQFTIGEQVKVIDGPFNTFSGVIEEINEEKKKLKVMVKIFGRKTPLELNYMQVEKE from the coding sequence ATGGCTGAAATCAAACATAAAGAAACCGCTGTCAAGAAATGGTACGTATTGCGCGTGGTCAATGGAAAGGAGAAAAAGATAAAGCAATACATCGATTCTGAAATTTCGCGTCTCGGAATGCAGGAATTCGTAAGCCAGGTTCTTATTCCAATGGAGAAAGTCATCCAGATCCGGAATGGGAAAAAAGTTTCGAAGGAAAGGAATATTTTCCCCGGCTACCTGATGCTTGAAGGTTCTTTGGTGGGAGAAATTCCGCACATGTTGAAAAATATCACCGGGGTTATCGGATTTCTCGGATCAAAAACAGGCGATCCGGTTCCTTTGCGTTCTTCAGAGATCAATAGGATACTCGGAAAAGTGGACGAGCTTGCTGATGCAGAAGAGACGATGCTCAACCAATTCACCATTGGAGAACAAGTGAAAGTGATTGATGGACCATTTAATACTTTCTCCGGCGTGATCGAAGAGATCAACGAAGAGAAAAAGAAACTCAAGGTGATGGTGAAAATTTTCGGAAGAAAAACACCGCTCGAGTTGAATTACATGCAGGTTGAAAAAGAGTAA
- the rplK gene encoding 50S ribosomal protein L11 codes for MAKEVSALIKLQIKGGAANPSPPIGPALGAKGVNIMEFCKQFNARTQDKAGKVLPVIITVYNDKSFEFIIKQPPVAVQLKDAAKVQSGSGESNRKKVGSVSWDQVKTIAESKMPDLNCFTIESAMSMVAGSARSLGINVTGKNPLKK; via the coding sequence ATGGCGAAAGAAGTAAGTGCTCTTATTAAACTTCAGATCAAGGGTGGCGCTGCCAATCCTTCTCCTCCTATCGGACCTGCATTGGGTGCGAAAGGAGTGAACATCATGGAGTTTTGCAAGCAGTTCAACGCCCGTACACAGGACAAAGCAGGCAAAGTATTGCCCGTGATAATCACTGTTTATAATGACAAATCATTTGAATTCATTATCAAACAGCCACCGGTCGCAGTGCAATTGAAAGATGCAGCTAAAGTCCAGTCCGGTTCCGGCGAATCCAACCGTAAAAAAGTTGGCTCTGTCTCCTGGGACCAGGTAAAAACTATCGCCGAATCGAAAATGCCCGACCTGAATTGTTTTACCATCGAATCAGCAATGAGTATGGTGGCAGGCTCGGCCCGTTCTCTCGGCATAAATGTTACGGGTAAGAATCCGCTCAAAAAATAA